Proteins found in one Nitrospirota bacterium genomic segment:
- a CDS encoding tetratricopeptide repeat protein → MLDKAAILKDAQKYLAKGALDKAISELERLVKESPDGNTYNMIGDIYLRKGTQKSAIEHYQKAAMFFRQEGFSQKAQALYKKVLNINPADTDALIAFGEICEEKGMLAEAIKYYLVVADLLAKEGKKEKILDVYAKILSLSPANIPLRIKVADIYIKEGLKSDAASEFVHIARIHDEKGDMQKAREFFQKTIDLQPLNKEATLGLNSVFEKTGELRQAMEQMKEAMVLFPEDLGILFRCAELAVITDNTDLAVKCLLRISEKEPKNIKARRMLGELYLKASETGMAWAQYLPILDEVLLDQKFEDAISFLTTFRSIEPIETGKRLVSLYKQLNEDDRAVTELISMGDLYAEKGMEDDARSCYAEAEQINPLHADVRKRLAPSDLEFEPVMPEPTIPEIEIPDTLIQEPVIEREAPSIPEINIFDEPIDLPETIISDEPLSAEPAEPILEQFEFPAVGKKAEPESITIRAEKAFDEVITEADIFSRYGLLSEAQRLLEGLKQRFPDSIDIHMRLKSVYTDTHNKEAAVAECIILNELYRHQGDDTNAEQVMKDALNISPEDPRLAEQGFAHLIEQTSFSSRQPANFAETVSSRELDIEDYEEEIAEADFYSRQGLATEAIKILEKLQKLFPENKNINERLNALGQTGHGLETDELAGLEMHDAFDMPETVEGPSTFEIPGIFGSDEEPETSREGEYHEAFELPDKHEMFDIFEEPEKAAAPAGEVVIEEQGIEEPVTASIEEVKVIETAPVIEATFQEEFAPVQETAPKAAEPPKETEFENFSFSDDDLMDAQEMPEPALDNDVLEIFQEFKKGIEKELGDADSETHYNLGIAYKEMGLVDDAIKEFQTSRSDPARFIQSSTMLGVCYMEKGLYPLAIDVLNKASLEMKEKDDSYWALIYELAEAHEKNKNLKEALDLYTGVYGWSAKFRDVSDKMSQLRAQAPPTAEKEREQAKEKPKERKDRVSYL, encoded by the coding sequence ATGTTAGATAAAGCTGCAATATTAAAAGATGCCCAGAAGTATTTAGCCAAAGGTGCGCTCGACAAAGCCATTTCCGAATTGGAGAGGCTTGTCAAAGAAAGCCCGGATGGCAACACCTATAACATGATAGGTGATATTTACCTCAGAAAAGGCACACAGAAGTCCGCCATAGAGCATTATCAGAAAGCGGCCATGTTTTTCAGACAGGAAGGATTCTCCCAGAAGGCACAGGCACTGTACAAAAAGGTATTGAACATCAACCCTGCTGACACTGACGCTCTCATTGCCTTTGGCGAGATCTGCGAAGAAAAGGGCATGCTGGCAGAGGCCATCAAGTATTATCTTGTGGTAGCGGACCTCCTTGCAAAGGAAGGCAAAAAAGAGAAGATACTCGATGTCTATGCAAAGATCCTTTCCCTTTCGCCGGCAAACATTCCGCTCAGGATAAAAGTCGCCGATATCTATATCAAGGAAGGCCTCAAATCGGATGCAGCGAGCGAGTTTGTGCATATAGCACGGATCCATGATGAAAAAGGAGATATGCAGAAGGCCAGGGAATTCTTCCAAAAGACGATCGATCTGCAGCCTTTGAACAAGGAAGCCACCTTGGGCCTCAACAGTGTTTTTGAGAAGACTGGGGAGCTCCGGCAGGCCATGGAACAGATGAAAGAGGCTATGGTGCTTTTTCCTGAGGACCTGGGCATTCTCTTCCGCTGCGCTGAGCTTGCAGTCATCACCGACAATACCGACCTTGCGGTAAAATGCCTTCTCCGAATATCGGAAAAAGAACCGAAGAACATCAAGGCACGCAGGATGTTAGGCGAACTGTATCTCAAGGCATCTGAAACCGGAATGGCCTGGGCACAATACCTGCCGATCCTTGATGAGGTCCTCCTGGATCAGAAGTTTGAAGATGCCATCAGTTTCCTCACCACCTTCAGAAGCATTGAACCCATAGAAACTGGTAAGAGGCTGGTTTCTCTTTACAAACAGTTGAATGAAGATGACCGTGCCGTGACAGAGCTGATCTCAATGGGGGATCTGTATGCTGAAAAAGGGATGGAAGATGATGCACGGTCCTGCTATGCCGAAGCTGAACAGATCAACCCTCTCCATGCAGATGTGAGAAAGAGACTTGCACCGTCCGATCTTGAGTTTGAGCCGGTCATGCCTGAACCGACGATCCCGGAAATAGAGATCCCGGATACCTTGATACAGGAACCGGTCATTGAACGTGAAGCTCCTTCCATACCTGAGATCAATATATTTGATGAGCCGATCGATCTGCCGGAGACGATCATATCTGACGAACCCCTATCCGCTGAACCGGCAGAGCCGATCCTGGAACAGTTCGAATTCCCTGCTGTGGGGAAGAAGGCTGAGCCGGAGAGCATAACGATCAGAGCAGAAAAAGCGTTTGACGAGGTGATCACCGAGGCTGATATCTTTTCCCGGTACGGCCTTCTCAGTGAAGCTCAGCGTCTGCTCGAGGGATTAAAGCAGAGGTTCCCGGACAGCATCGATATTCATATGCGGCTAAAATCCGTGTACACCGACACGCACAACAAGGAAGCTGCTGTTGCCGAGTGCATTATCCTGAATGAACTATACAGGCATCAGGGCGATGACACAAATGCCGAACAGGTCATGAAAGACGCCCTCAATATCAGCCCTGAAGATCCGCGTCTTGCTGAACAGGGCTTTGCCCATCTTATTGAGCAGACCTCATTTTCTTCCCGTCAGCCGGCAAATTTTGCTGAAACGGTTTCGTCGCGAGAACTTGATATCGAAGACTACGAGGAGGAGATAGCCGAGGCTGATTTTTATTCCCGCCAGGGGCTTGCTACAGAGGCTATCAAGATCCTTGAAAAACTGCAGAAGCTTTTCCCGGAGAACAAGAATATCAATGAGCGTCTGAACGCCCTGGGGCAGACCGGCCATGGACTCGAAACTGACGAACTTGCAGGCCTGGAAATGCATGATGCCTTTGATATGCCTGAAACCGTTGAAGGCCCGTCAACGTTCGAAATACCCGGGATCTTCGGATCGGACGAAGAGCCTGAGACATCCCGCGAAGGTGAATATCATGAGGCTTTTGAGCTTCCGGACAAACATGAGATGTTCGATATCTTTGAAGAGCCTGAAAAAGCAGCAGCACCGGCAGGCGAAGTTGTTATTGAAGAACAGGGCATTGAAGAGCCGGTTACCGCTTCGATCGAAGAAGTGAAGGTTATAGAAACAGCGCCGGTCATTGAAGCCACATTTCAGGAAGAGTTTGCACCAGTGCAGGAGACCGCGCCAAAAGCCGCTGAACCGCCGAAGGAAACAGAATTCGAAAACTTCTCCTTTTCTGACGACGATCTCATGGATGCCCAGGAAATGCCCGAGCCGGCGCTCGATAATGACGTGCTCGAGATATTTCAGGAATTCAAAAAGGGTATCGAGAAAGAACTTGGTGACGCAGATTCCGAAACCCACTACAACCTCGGTATCGCTTACAAGGAGATGGGCCTTGTTGATGATGCCATCAAGGAGTTCCAGACATCGCGGAGTGATCCTGCACGGTTCATTCAGTCATCTACCATGCTGGGCGTCTGTTACATGGAGAAAGGCCTTTACCCCCTTGCTATCGATGTCTTGAACAAGGCCTCGCTTGAGATGAAGGAGAAGGATGATTCCTACTGGGCTCTGATCTATGAACTTGCAGAGGCCCACGAAAAGAACAAGAATCTGAAAGAGGCCCTTGACCTGTACACCGGCGTGTACGGATGGAGTGCGAAATTCCGGGATGTTTCTGATAAAATGAGTCAGTTGAGGGCACAAGCCCCGCCAACTGCTGAAAAAGAAAGGGAACAGGCAAAAGAAAAGCCTAAAGAAAGGAAAGATAGGGTATCCTACCTCTAA
- the larC gene encoding nickel pincer cofactor biosynthesis protein LarC, with protein MKIVYFDCFSGISGDMCLGAFVDAGVPLKEIEKGLKKLKLKGYTLREQKVLRAGIAATKVDVELKKAVSGQQSALRKWKDIQKIIKDSTLPDNIKRQGLQVFKNLFEAEAKVHGSTINTTHLHELGCVDCLVDIFGTLIGLSYLSIDNVFASPVNLGSGSTRTAHGMMPVPAPATAELLKGVSCYSSGPAFEMTTPTGAVLLKTLSSGFGSMPSFSSEMIGIGAGNKDPEERPNILRIMVGETDKTVQDETITVIETNIDDMNPQVYEYVMERLFDAGALDIFLTQVIMKKSRPGVLLTALCSAEKKNDLVNIILKETTTIGIRFYEAGRVTMKREIKQSQTRFGKIRVKQSARGSSLRVTPEYEDCKRIARNTGSSLLDVMENARDSIAGKRQT; from the coding sequence TTGAAGATAGTATATTTTGACTGTTTTTCCGGGATCAGCGGGGACATGTGCCTTGGCGCGTTTGTTGACGCAGGCGTGCCGCTCAAAGAGATCGAAAAGGGCCTGAAGAAGCTCAAGCTCAAGGGATACACTCTGAGGGAGCAGAAGGTCCTGCGTGCAGGGATCGCTGCGACAAAGGTTGATGTTGAACTGAAGAAAGCGGTCAGCGGTCAGCAGTCAGCACTCAGAAAGTGGAAGGATATTCAAAAGATCATCAAAGATTCGACTCTGCCGGACAATATAAAGAGGCAGGGACTGCAGGTATTCAAGAATCTTTTTGAGGCAGAGGCAAAGGTGCATGGAAGCACGATCAACACAACGCACCTTCACGAACTGGGATGTGTTGACTGTCTTGTAGATATCTTCGGCACGCTGATCGGTCTGTCTTATCTCAGCATAGATAACGTCTTCGCATCTCCAGTCAATCTCGGCAGCGGCTCAACAAGAACCGCTCACGGTATGATGCCTGTGCCTGCACCTGCAACGGCAGAATTGCTGAAAGGCGTTTCCTGTTATTCGTCCGGGCCTGCATTTGAGATGACAACGCCGACAGGTGCTGTTCTCCTGAAAACACTCTCATCCGGGTTTGGATCAATGCCCTCATTCTCCTCAGAAATGATCGGCATTGGTGCAGGGAACAAGGACCCGGAAGAACGTCCGAATATCCTCAGGATCATGGTCGGCGAAACAGATAAAACCGTTCAGGATGAAACCATAACGGTTATCGAGACGAACATCGATGACATGAACCCGCAGGTCTATGAATATGTGATGGAGCGCCTCTTTGATGCCGGAGCGCTTGATATTTTTCTGACACAGGTGATCATGAAGAAATCACGGCCGGGCGTCTTGCTTACGGCGCTCTGCAGCGCTGAAAAGAAGAACGATCTTGTCAATATCATCCTGAAAGAGACCACCACGATCGGTATCCGTTTTTATGAAGCCGGCAGAGTTACGATGAAGCGTGAGATAAAACAGAGCCAGACAAGATTCGGCAAGATCAGGGTTAAACAGTCGGCACGTGGCAGCTCGCTGAGAGTCACGCCGGAATACGAAGACTGCAAAAGGATCGCGAGGAATACGGGATCATCGCTGCTTGATGTGATGGAGAACGCCCGGGACAGCATAGCGGGAAAGCGTCAGACGTAA